In Rissa tridactyla isolate bRisTri1 chromosome 2, bRisTri1.patW.cur.20221130, whole genome shotgun sequence, a single window of DNA contains:
- the RNF138 gene encoding E3 ubiquitin-protein ligase RNF138 isoform X2, whose product MAEGAAAATAACFSEDDFYCPVCQEVFKTPVRTANCQHVFCRKCFLTAIRESGTHCPLCRGSVTKKERTYPKRALDVENSMKKASGGCRCCEKQVRFSWMRQHYKTCKKYQDEYGVSSIIPNLQISQDSTGNSRSDAISDNGEMANNQILQGETSGHPTFKCPLCQESNFTRQRLLDHCNNRHLYQIVPVICPICVSLPWADTNQVTRNLVSHLNLRHRFDYGEFVNLQLDEEAQYQNAVQESCHVNF is encoded by the exons ATGGCCGAGGGAGCCGCCGCGGCGACAGCGGCGTGCTTCAGCGAGGATGATTTTTACTGTCCCGTCTGCCAGGAGGTGTTCAAAACGCCCGTGAGGACCGCGAACTGCCAGCACGT GTTTTGCAGGAAGTGCTTCTTGACAGCTATCAGAGAAAGTGGAACACATTGTCCTCTCTGCCGGGGGAGCGTGACTAAAAAAGAAAGAACGTATCCCAAAAGGGCTCTAGATGTTGAAAACAGTATGAAGAAAGCTTCTGGGGGCTGTAGATGCTGTGAGAAGCAG GTTAGATTTTCGTGGATGAGACAGCATTATAAAACGTGTAAGAAGTATCAGGATGAATATGGTGTTTCTTCTATTATTCCAAACTTACAGATTTCCCAAGATTCAACAGGGAACAG CAGGAGTGATGCAATATCTGATAATGGCGAGATGGCTAATAATCAAATACTTCAAGGAGAAACAAG TGGACATCCAACCTTCAAATGCCCCCTATGTCAGGAGTCCAATTTTACCAGGCAACGTTTGCTGGATCACTGTAATAATAGACATCTTTATCAGATAGTTCCTGTA ATCTGTCCTATTTGTGTATCACTTCCTTGGGCAGATACTAACCAGGTTACTAGAAATCTTGTTAGCCATCTAAATCTAAGACATCGGTTTGACTACGGAGAATTCGTG aaTCTTCAGCTTGATGAAGAAGCCCAATACCAAAATGCAGTTCAAGAATCCTGTCATGTGAACTTTTAA
- the RNF138 gene encoding E3 ubiquitin-protein ligase RNF138 isoform X1, whose translation MAEGAAAATAACFSEDDFYCPVCQEVFKTPVRTANCQHVFCRKCFLTAIRESGTHCPLCRGSVTKKERTYPKRALDVENSMKKASGGCRCCEKQVRFSWMRQHYKTCKKYQDEYGVSSIIPNLQISQDSTGNSSRSDAISDNGEMANNQILQGETSGHPTFKCPLCQESNFTRQRLLDHCNNRHLYQIVPVICPICVSLPWADTNQVTRNLVSHLNLRHRFDYGEFVNLQLDEEAQYQNAVQESCHVNF comes from the exons ATGGCCGAGGGAGCCGCCGCGGCGACAGCGGCGTGCTTCAGCGAGGATGATTTTTACTGTCCCGTCTGCCAGGAGGTGTTCAAAACGCCCGTGAGGACCGCGAACTGCCAGCACGT GTTTTGCAGGAAGTGCTTCTTGACAGCTATCAGAGAAAGTGGAACACATTGTCCTCTCTGCCGGGGGAGCGTGACTAAAAAAGAAAGAACGTATCCCAAAAGGGCTCTAGATGTTGAAAACAGTATGAAGAAAGCTTCTGGGGGCTGTAGATGCTGTGAGAAGCAG GTTAGATTTTCGTGGATGAGACAGCATTATAAAACGTGTAAGAAGTATCAGGATGAATATGGTGTTTCTTCTATTATTCCAAACTTACAGATTTCCCAAGATTCAACAGGGAACAG taGCAGGAGTGATGCAATATCTGATAATGGCGAGATGGCTAATAATCAAATACTTCAAGGAGAAACAAG TGGACATCCAACCTTCAAATGCCCCCTATGTCAGGAGTCCAATTTTACCAGGCAACGTTTGCTGGATCACTGTAATAATAGACATCTTTATCAGATAGTTCCTGTA ATCTGTCCTATTTGTGTATCACTTCCTTGGGCAGATACTAACCAGGTTACTAGAAATCTTGTTAGCCATCTAAATCTAAGACATCGGTTTGACTACGGAGAATTCGTG aaTCTTCAGCTTGATGAAGAAGCCCAATACCAAAATGCAGTTCAAGAATCCTGTCATGTGAACTTTTAA